One genomic region from Lates calcarifer isolate ASB-BC8 unplaced genomic scaffold, TLL_Latcal_v3 scaffold_20_43, whole genome shotgun sequence encodes:
- the ntng2a gene encoding netrin-G2, translating into MPLPLLFLIVLLPALGRTQTGDQFGMCRSLRGSEAGPGWEFYACQPPPANMKEVMQIRVDPPGITCGNPPERFCTLENPYLCSDECDASSPDLSHPPQLMGDRERGGLITYWQTVTWSRFPEPLLANITLSWNKSLEVVDDITVTFEYGRPTSMVLEKSMDEGVTWQPYQYYADDCLEAFGMSPKRVSDLAPSNLTRVICTEQYSRWVGAKEEKVVVFEVRARFGVFAGPKLINMDALYTRMETMKGLRDFFTFTNLRLRLLRPALGGTYVQRDNLLKYFYAISNIDVPARCKCNLHAAQCVLRDATLQCECDHNTMGQDCQRCSRGFKSRSWRPGSYLPLPKGTANTCEAAETAANCECNGHSNRCSYIDFINVVTCVSCKHNTRGQNCQYCRLGYYRNASLSLDDENVCVECGCDANLSASPHCSDSGVCQCKDGATGRRCDSCLPGYTWREGGSSCTVNICDKERLICQNGGTCVDFQRCVCPDSFTGLFCEQSVCLKKGGCLDDAAGSSSHLTSHLYLLTLGLITSTFC; encoded by the exons atgcccctccccctcctcttcctcatcgtCCTCCTGCCGGCATTGGGCCGGACTCAGACCGGAGATCAATTCGGCATGTGTCGGTCTCTGCGCGGCTCAGAGGCCGGACCAGGCTGGGAGTTCTATGCCTGTCAGCCTCCACCTGCCAACATGAAGGAGGTGATGCAGATCAGAGTTGACCCCCCCGGGATTACCTGTGGAAACCCACCTGAGAGGTTCTGCACACtg GAGAACCCATACCTGTGCAGTGATGAATGTGATGCGTCCAGCCCCGACCTGTCTCACCCTCCTCAGCTGatgggagacagggagagggggGGCCTCATCACCTATTGGCAGACGGTCACTTGGTCCAGGTTTCCTGAGCCACTATTGGCCAACATCACTCTGTCCTGGAACAAGAGCCTGGAGGTGGTTGATGACATCACCGTCACCTTCGAGTATGGCCGACCAACCAGCATGGTCCTGGAGAAGTCCATGGACGAAG GTGTAACATGGCAGCCGTATCAGTACTACGCCGATGACTGTCTGGAGGCCTTCGGCATGTCGCCTAAACGAGTCTCTGACTTGGCACCGAGTAACTTAACCCGGGTCATCTGCACTGAGCAGTACTCCCGCTGGGTTGGAGCCAAG GAGGAGAAGGTTGTGGTGTTCGAGGTGCGTGCTCGGTTCGGGGTGTTTGCGGGTCCAAAGCTGATCAACATGGACGCTCTGTACACCCGGATGGAGACCATGAAGGGTCTGAGAGACTTCTTCACCTTCACCAACCTCCGTCTGAGGCTCCTCCGCCCAGCACTGGGAGGGACCTACGTCCAGAGAGACAACCTGCTGAAGTACTTCTATGCCATCTCCAACATCGACGTACCTGCCAG gTGTAAGTGTAACCTGCATGCGGCTCAGTGTGTGTTACGAGATGCGACactgcagtgtgagtgtgaccACAACACAATGGGTCAGGACTGTCAGCGCTGCAGCCGAGGGTTCAAATCCCGCAGCTGGAGACCTGGGTCATACCTGCCCCTTCCCAAAGGCACTGCCAATACCT gtgaagcagcagaaacagcagcca acTGTGAGTGTAACGGTCACTCCAACCGCTGCAGCTACATCGACTTCATCAACGTGGTCACGTGTGtgagctgtaaacacaacacgCGAGGACAAAACTGTCAGTACTGTCGCCTTGGTTACTATAGAAATGCATCCCTGTCACTCGACGACGAAAACGTCTGTGTGG AGTGTGGCTGTGATGCAAACCTCAGTGCTTCTCCTCACTGCTCAGACTCTGGTGTCTGTCAGTGTAAAGACGGAGCGACAGGGAGGCGCTGTGACTCCTGTTTACCTGGATACACCTGGAGAGAAGGCGGGTCCAGCTGCACAG TGAACATCTGTGACAAGGAGCGTTTGATTTGTCAGAACGGAGGAACCTGTGTCGACTTCCAGCGCTGCGTCTGTCCAGACAGCTTcacag GTTTGTTCTGTGAGCAGAGTGTCTGTCTGAAGAAGGGTGGTTGCCTTGACGATGCTGCTGGGTCCTCTTCCCATCTGACCTCACACCTTTACCTGCTGACACTCGGTCTGATCACCTCCACCTTTTGCTGA
- the med27 gene encoding mediator of RNA polymerase II transcription subunit 27 has product MADVVNVGVNLDAFSHAISGIQALRSSVSRVFESLKDGMKNRETLEGREKQFIVEFQDNLQAVNRDLNELERLSGLVGRPSESHPLHNSGLLSLDPVQDKTPLYSQLLQAYKWSNKLQYHAGLASSLLNQQSLKRSANQMGASAKRRPKVQPSTLVLPPQYVDDVISRIGRMFPDMTIELFRPNGTSAVLLVTLGKVLKAIVVMRSLFIDRTVVRGFNENVYNDDGKLDIWTKSQYQVFQKVTDHATTALLHYQLPQMPDVVVRSFMTWLRSYIKLFQSSCQRCGRFLQDGLPPTWRDFRTLEAFHDTCRM; this is encoded by the exons atggcGGACGTGGTGAATGTCGGCGTGAATCTGGACGCTTTCTCTCACGCTATCAGCGGCATCCAGGCGCTCCGCTCCAGCGTGAGCCGCGTGTTCGAGTCCCTGAAGGACGGGATGAAGAACCGGGAGACCCTGGAGGGTCGAGAGAAGCAGTTTATAGTCGAGTTCCAGGACAACCTGCAGGCGGTCAACAGAGACCTGAA TGAGTTGGAGCGTCTCAGTGGTCTGGTCGGTCGTCCCTCAGAGTCTCATCCTCTCCATAACAGTGGTCTCCTCAGTTTGGATCCAGTCCAGGATAAAACTCCTCTGTactctcagctgctgcaggcctACAAGTGGTCCAACAAG TTGCAGTACCACGCTGGTCTTGCCTCCAGTTTGTTGAACCAACAGTCACTCAAACGGTCGGCCAATCAGATGGGAGCTTCAGCCAAGAGACGACCCAAAGTCCAGCCCAGCACTCTGGTACTACCTCCTCA gtacGTGGATGATGTCATCTCTCGGATCGGCAGGATGTTTCCTGATATGACCATTGAGCTGTTCAGACCTAACGGGACGTCTGCAGTGCTACTG gTGACCCTGGGGAAGGTGTTAAAGGCGATTGTTGTGATGCGTTCGTTGTTCATTGACAGAACTGTCGTTCGAGGATTCAACGAGAATGTTTACAACGATGatggaaag TTGGATATCTGGACCAAGTCACAGTACCAAGTGTTCCAGAAG GTAACGGACCACGCTACCACTGCCCTGCTGCACTACCAGCTCCCCCAGATGCCTGACGTCGTGGTTCGGTCCTTCATG ACCTGGTTGCGGAGCTACATTAAGCTCTTTCAGTCTTCCTGTCAGCGCTGTGGTCGTTTCCTGCAGGATGGACTTCCTCCAACATGGAGGGACTTTAGGACCCTGGAGGCGTTTCATGACACCTGTCGCATgtaa